CAGAAAtatcatcattttattattatttctcttaatTTTTCAGATTAAGCTAATTGACTATAAAGACACTTTTTTCatagcctgtcttttttttttttttttttttaaaaccatctTTAATAAGGGTAATTGTGTATCTTATCATCTCTTGAAGagtatataaaaacatgcactcTGGGGGCTCCCTTGTGGCATTCGCGCTATCGTCCAGAGATTGCGAGTCTGACTCCTGACGACGCCACAGCCATCCATTGCCGGGAGCCTAGGGAGCAAATTTGGGCATGTTCTCCAgctgggagggatggcatactctctttcCCCTGTAGCTCACAGTGACtgtagccaatcatgggcatctatgagctcatgtatgtggaagagggcagatagagtGATACAGCATGGGCAGCATGATCCTGTGATATAGCATgggcagcagttcaaaaagatggtGTGGGCTGGCTTCACATTCCTCGGAGGAAGCACATATTAGTCTTCCCACTCCCTGTTTGGCCAGGGATGGGGTCTATTAtgggggagagctggctggtgggtgggagcTGGCAAATGATCAAGCTTATGATCAAGCTTGTAATTTGTACATTGCATAAATGCACCCTGGATTGGACTTCGTTCTGTTGCAGTTGTTTAACAATTGCATGTTCCCAGAACATCTAAATATACTTACAGTGACCATAATCAAATACATTTTGGACTGTGGGAAAACCAGCAGTTGTGTTAAAGTCCTCTGTGTCACATGTGAAGAGGAACTGTACATTGGTTTTGCACAATTTCAGAAATGCCTGTAGTCTAAAACATGAATGAAATAACTTGGATTCACATAAGTATTGCATTTGTGCACTGGGTCCTAAATGAATTCACAAATTTATCAGTAGTAGTTTTGAGAGTAAGTAGACCAACCACTTAGCATTTTCAGCTGAGAAATCAGTCCAGCTCTAAAAAGCACTTTCCTCAAATTGCACAAGGTGTGAAACCCTGAAAGAAAAATTCCCACTTTCATTTGTGAATTTTGTGAAATCTTCTGCATTTCTGTGAAAACAGAATTCACAGGACCAGTTGGTTCAtgactgaaatatatatatatatatatatatatatatatatatatatatatatagtatttttcTAATATGTTTATAATAGTGAAGACATTAGGTGTTGGATGATGTGTATAATGGTGTTGAGCATGTACTTGATTTACCTTTATTTCAGAGACACCCCCTCCAGGGTATCTCAGTGAAGATGGTGAAAGCAATGATCAACAGAATCGCAGCATGGACACAGGTCAgagctttctttctctcctccataTGTCATTCTGATGAgaatattcttattattatattacataactCTGATTCATTCTAACATGTTTCTGTTGCAGGTTCCCCAAACTTGTCACCTAACCCTGTTTCCCCTGCAAGTAGCAACCCTGGTGAGAACCACCACACCAGTTACTTCTTATATTGAGCACACACATTACAGCTATGTCTAAAAACTTTGGTCAGGCAGCCGAGAAGTAAAGATTCTTTTCATTATAAATTTGAGAAATCTTCCTTCCTTGAATTAAAAGCAAGCTTGACAGCCCTGTAGAGGAATCTCTAAATTCCTCTCGAGTTTGGtctttccacccacagaacacTAGTCTAATATGGAATATCTGTGTTACATTATCTCCACAAagggtgtgtgcgtgtatgcgtgcgtgcgtgccAGGGCCTTTATGATGTGATTAGTGTGGGTGGAATTGCACCTCTGCATTGCTGAGGGCTTGCCACTGTTACAGAGCAGCAGCTGATTACACTATTCAAACTTAAGCTCTATTGTGGCCTACTTTGAACATAAATTGCCACTACATTTGAGCTGGGAAACTAAGTTTACACCTACCCCCTTGCAGGTGCCAAAAAAACcgcaaacaaaaaaacagtcagttaTTTTCTTTGAGGTGTATTTGCACTgaatattcattttgttttctgttgattttgtaAGGAAATAACAATTTCTTCATGTGGGAAGtttttttacttgttaaaaAAGTACAGCCCAGTTGGAGTTTGTTCATTTATCTATGgttaaaatatgattaacaTTGCTTGAAATATCTCGTTGGTGGAAGTACTCTCGAGTATGCGTGTATTCCCTGTTTGATGAATCATATTAAGCTagctttacactgtatgattttcaaCCCACAGACCAAATCCCACATTATAGAAGAATTTTGATTGGAGTTGGAGTTTGTTAGTCGTAAAACACAGAATGTGACATGCTCACCATTGGCCGGTTAAGTGCTACCGCGACCAAAGAAATCTGATGACAAACTGAAGTTCTAGcagtgtcagtaatttttttttattaaaatagaatGACCCTCGTCTAAAAGCCAGTAGGAGGACAGCATAGGATTACGCAAAACTGTGGCAAAAGGTAAAGAGAACATGCTTGACAGAAAATATCCTTACTACCTCAAGCtgactttgaagaatgtttatGTGGATTGCACAGGTCTATAGTTgcaggatcttcatcgtataattTGACATGGAGAATATTCTGTTTTAGAATTCAGCAAAGATTTTAGTGGGCTTATCtgatacagtgtgacaagtagtaatcttaaaaaaaaaaaaaaaaaaaaaaaaaaaaaaattgcacagtgTAAAACCGGCTTTACAGATAGGATGGTAGTGGTAACTGAGATAAGTTAGTTCAAAACTAACAATGTGTAGAATTTTGGTTGTACCACAGACAGTTAGGCACACCCTAACTTTATTAGTGTAACTGTCAGTGGTACAACCAAAATTCTACACATTGTTAGTTTTGAACTAATTTATCTCAGTGTATAGTTTAGGATAGACTTTACACCCTGACTTGGATGTTCATCTAGTACTAGCTGCAGATGATTAATAGTTTAACATGTACTCAAAAACAGCTACAGGAGCTGACCTCTGGGTGGAAGCCACAACACACTGTGAGTGTTTGTGGGTCATAGTTAACCTATCAATGATGctgtcagtttatttttatattgggCAATGAGTATGTGAAGGAAATGTGGTAACTAAGAAGAATGTTTCTGCTTTGGTGCTCAGATGTTTGTTACTGATTTAAGATGACATCAGAACACAGGATGTTTTCTAGAAAATTGGAACATTGTGAGACATCCCTTGATATTAATGTctgtattattttaaactgtGTGTTTGCACGTGGCTGTATTAGTGCATGTAGCATGATGTGTGGGTGGTTAAAGAGCTCAGAGAAGTCAGTGCTCCTGAGGTCATACTGTACAAGGCTTTGCCTCTTTGCTGTAAGCCTCATATGAAAGGAGTGTTTGTTTCTGTCCCTTCTGTGTTGTGAGACAGCCCAGGGTAATTTAATAATCATATCCTGCCATGGCATTATTCAACCGCTGTAGTGAGCTATTGTGCCCATTTCTTTacatatcactgctcacagaACCTACAGTATATTGCAAAGTGTCTGAATATTCACTTTAAAGTATGTACTTGGGTGtacatttatgtttttgtagttactttttctatttcttaatttcttattttctttttgtgttgaTATGCATGCGTGTCTTAGATCTGCAACCGGTGACATATTGTGAGTCAGCGTTCTGGTGCTCCATCTCTTACTACGAGCTGAACCAGCGGGTAGGGGAGATATTCCATGCCTCGCAGCCCTCTCTGACCGTGGATGGCTTCACTGATCCGTCCAATGCTGAGAGATTCTGCCTGGGTTTGCTGTCCAATGTTAACCGCAACACCGCTGTGGAGCTCACACGCAGACATATTGGTACGACACCTCAGCATTTATACTTCTGCTGGCCATTTGGTTCAACACGCAATGCTGGGCTTGTGAAATGTGAGCTAAGATAAAGTTAGATGTAACCTCTTTACATACTTAGTTAccctttcttctctctcctaCCTAAGGTCGGGGAGTGCGGCTGTACTACATAGGTGGTGAAGTGTTTGCAGAGTGTCTGAGTGACAGTGCCATCTTTGTCCAGAGTCCTAATTGCAACCAGCGCTATGGCTGGCACCCCGCCACCGTGTGTAAGATTCCTCCAGGTGAGTcaagcacacacaaaacacacagcacgCCTTGTGTCAGCAAGCTGTGATTGATGGCATACACTCTTGAGGGCATGCCCTTGATGAATCATTCATGCATgctcagacgtgtgtgtgtgtgtgtgtgtgtgtgtacctttttTCTTTCAGGCTGTAATCTAAAAATCTTCAATAACCAGGAGTTTGCGGCTCTGTTGGCTCAGTCGGTGAATCAGGGATTTGAGGCTGTGTACCAATTGACCCGCATGTGCACAATCCGCATGAGTTTCGTCAAAGGCTGGGGAGCAGAATACAGGTGAAAACACGCGcacatgcgcgcgcacacacaggcATTATAAACTATCGGCTGCAAACAGGTTTAAAATTAGGTAGGTTATAATGATGTTAGATTTTGACTTTGTTTGGTACTGAGGGTCAGCAGGCACTTCAACAGCTAGGAAAGACTTCTAAGATGAATCTCTTTCCGAAATCTTTCCGGCTCCTTCTCGTTAGGCATCACAGCCGAGGTCACTGAGGTCATAGCTGAGGGGATTGTGCAAGGTGTGACTCATGAAACGTGTGTGGTCATTGCCAGAGATCAGCACCGAGCTTTTAATTTACAGCCTTCATCATTAAGAAGCATGCTCATCTATCTCTCCCTCCCACCTTtaaaacacacgcacatactCCTAATCTGTCACTTCCTTGCCTTCACCTTTGACACACTTGACTGCTGTTCCCTCATCACTGTTTGTGATGAGGGAACTTtaccacacactctctcttactCCCCTTATCTCTTACCATGTATCTTTCTTGCTGAGAAACATCAAACAGCAGAGGTCAAAACTCCTTTACACATTCATGGTTGTGGTTTGTTATTGGGAAAGTGGACTGGTTATGTGGACCAGATGGAACTGAAATCTATCCACATGCGATATGGAGGAAGAGTCAAGTTTGTCAGCACTTGGCATCACTTGAAATGCCATTGTGATTCACTGAGGGAAGTTCTAAGTGAAGAGAGAGCATGAGGCAGCAGGAGAGCTTCATCTAACAGGGGAGGAATGCAGTAGGTGGGTGAGAGGGTGTAGGAGGTATCAACAGAGATATGGAAGGTGAGATCTAGAGAAACCTGTTACATATCAGTCTCAAACAGTGATATAGAAAGTTTGAATATGACCTGGCAAGATatgctttatttgtttatataccACAGCGTAGTTAAATTGTCGAGTCATGAGGCgtgcattaattttctataacagaatgGCTGTCAAGGCTGATAGATTTCTGgttgtaacataaatgataggttTGTATTAacgtgtttgttctattacggtatttttcctataataatAGCTcacacaagctgtgttttttttgtcttgttaactttgagagagagagaatgcagaaCAGGCTAGTGAGCGAATATCTGTTaataaacatctgtaacataagtgatatcAGGAACAAACTTGTCTTGCAGACTTTCAGTTTAGGTgtttcacattcacattaagTATAACtacaaacagttaaaaagcatgagatcatacattaaaaattgtaatcattggcaaatcactgtcGTATAAGTGGAATAATGCTTCAGACCGTGCTATTATATGAAAACAATCCACTTCCAGGTGGTGCACAGCACAGTtcgttgtgtgttattccttaattaatcaAAAGCATTTTTGTGCAACAGCTATAAGAAGCTTGTATTGCTTACTCTGATTCCCTTTCTCTGTAGGCGCCAGACTGTAACCAGCACCCCCTGTTGGATAGAGCTACACTTAAACGGCCCCCTGCAATGGCTAGACAAGGTGCTCACCCAGATGGGCTCACCCAGCATCCGCTGCTCCAGTGTGTCATAGGAGACCCAGCACCACCGGCTTCACAACCAGGAACCACCACCCGCCTGCATACTAACCGAGAAAACATGAAAAGGCtggacaggcagacagacagacagacagacagacaaacatacagacatacagacatcCTCTCAAGTGTTTCCTTTTAGTCTCACTCCACTGCTTGCCGGTCCAGTCATTCCCATACACACAGAGTTTTGAGCACTTTCTGTTGCTGATACCTATACAGCATGGCTTGTATAGCTGTGCATGAAATGTAGGTTTGTTTTGGTCATACAaagatagatatatattttggctgtttttttttttttacatttaattttaagcTTGGCTTAAAACATGAGGTATTGAACCTTACAGAGTTTAAACACTTTTCAT
The genomic region above belongs to Pangasianodon hypophthalmus isolate fPanHyp1 chromosome 6, fPanHyp1.pri, whole genome shotgun sequence and contains:
- the smad3b gene encoding mothers against decapentaplegic homolog 3b, which codes for MSILPFTPPIVKKLLGWKKGEQNGQEEKWCEKAVKSLVKKLKKTGQLDELEKAITTQNINTKCITIPRSLDGRLQVSHRKGLPHVIYCRLWRWPDLQSHHELRAIDQCEFAFHMKKDEVCVNPYHYQRVETPVLPPVLVPRHTDIPAEFPPLDDYSHSIPENTNFPAGIEPLINYIPETPPPGYLSEDGESNDQQNRSMDTGSPNLSPNPVSPASSNPDLQPVTYCESAFWCSISYYELNQRVGEIFHASQPSLTVDGFTDPSNAERFCLGLLSNVNRNTAVELTRRHIGRGVRLYYIGGEVFAECLSDSAIFVQSPNCNQRYGWHPATVCKIPPGCNLKIFNNQEFAALLAQSVNQGFEAVYQLTRMCTIRMSFVKGWGAEYRRQTVTSTPCWIELHLNGPLQWLDKVLTQMGSPSIRCSSVS